In Ruania zhangjianzhongii, the following proteins share a genomic window:
- a CDS encoding DedA family protein produces the protein MLPAIAREAVAPAAEYEGFIGWVLSLMTTIGEVGVGLAMLIETFFPPIPSEAVLPGAGFLAWDGRMNVWWAIIAATLGSLVGAWVWYGLGAALGRTRTRWIFEKVPLLETADFDKAEAFFTRWGGAAVFFGRCVPLVRSFISIPAGVERMGLGVFTLYTTLGSLLWNAIWIGLGFAFGPAIDPVLEQWSGVLSTIVLVLIAVAIAWFILVRVRKRLKARDEESPAED, from the coding sequence ATGCTGCCTGCCATCGCGCGCGAAGCCGTCGCACCCGCCGCCGAGTACGAAGGATTCATCGGCTGGGTGCTGTCCTTGATGACCACCATCGGCGAGGTGGGGGTCGGCCTGGCGATGCTGATCGAGACCTTCTTCCCGCCGATCCCTTCCGAAGCGGTCCTGCCCGGTGCGGGGTTCCTCGCCTGGGACGGGCGGATGAACGTGTGGTGGGCGATCATCGCGGCCACGCTCGGCAGTCTGGTGGGCGCCTGGGTCTGGTACGGCCTCGGGGCGGCGCTGGGCCGCACCCGCACCCGGTGGATCTTCGAGAAGGTGCCGCTGCTGGAAACCGCGGACTTCGACAAGGCGGAGGCCTTCTTTACCCGCTGGGGTGGCGCCGCGGTGTTCTTCGGCCGGTGCGTGCCGCTGGTGCGCTCGTTCATCTCCATCCCGGCCGGGGTGGAGCGGATGGGACTGGGCGTCTTCACCCTGTACACCACGCTCGGTTCGCTGCTCTGGAACGCGATCTGGATCGGGCTGGGGTTTGCCTTCGGTCCGGCGATCGACCCGGTGCTGGAGCAGTGGAGCGGTGTGCTCTCCACGATCGTCCTCGTCCTGATCGCCGTCGCGATCGCCTGGTTCATCCTGGTCCGGGTGCGTAAGCGGCTCAAGGCTCGGGACGAGGAGTCCCCGGCCGAGGACTGA
- the pheT gene encoding phenylalanine--tRNA ligase subunit beta, whose amino-acid sequence MPLVPLTWLREHVDVPVQTTVEALAADLVRVGLEEETIHSAGVTGPVVVGRVLEVVPEPQKNGKTINWCQVDVGAEHGAESGAPRGIVCGADNFSVGDSVVVALPGAVLPGDFEIASRKTYGHISDGMISSARELGLGDDHEGIIVLTDPPAPGTDAIELLGLGESVLEINVTPDRGYCFSMRGIAREYAHSTGAAFTDPALTITVPESAVDAFAVTVHDERPIHGVGGCDRFVARIVRGIDPQAQTPSWMATRLRQAGMRPISLVVDITNYVMLDLGQPIHAYDLDSLATPIVVRRARAGEQFTTLDDAHRTLDAEDLLITDSAGGAGERVLGLAGVMGGAETEVSASTTAVLVEAAHFDPITVARTARRHKLPSEAAKRFERGVDPQLAPVAAQRVVDLLVTLAGGVADDGATDLDRTTAPAAIELDTELPGRLVGVDYSADEVAETLRSLGAGVAQVSVPEAETGRRALRRPHLLITPPSWRPDLRGPADLVEEVVRLRGYDQVPSVLPTAPPGGRGLSEVQRRRRAVAQLLADGGLVQVLTYPFIAAERHDQLDLAADDPRRRAVRLANPLSDAQPYLRTSLLHTLVDAAVRNVGRGLTDLAIYEIGLVTRPDGEVRPSPLPGPGQRPGEEDLAAIRATVPDQPLRVAGVLTGNAVLPGVHAQARRADHADAIEAVHRMVASLGVTPQVQADTGHAPWHPGRCARFTAADGTLLGHAGELAPKVTQALGLPARTVAFEVDLDALFTAAPSGPTPMPKISTFPAAKEDIALVVPADVPAAELQATVQEAGGELAEEVRLFDAYQGEALGEGRKSLAFSLRLRAPDRTLTAADSTAVREAVVALAAERFGAELRS is encoded by the coding sequence ATGCCTCTGGTACCGCTGACTTGGCTGCGTGAACACGTCGACGTTCCCGTCCAGACCACGGTCGAGGCGCTGGCCGCCGATCTGGTGCGGGTGGGGCTGGAGGAGGAGACCATCCACTCCGCCGGCGTCACCGGACCGGTCGTGGTGGGCCGGGTGCTCGAAGTCGTGCCCGAGCCGCAGAAGAACGGCAAGACGATCAACTGGTGCCAGGTGGATGTGGGCGCCGAGCACGGGGCCGAGAGCGGCGCTCCGCGCGGGATCGTCTGCGGTGCGGACAACTTCTCCGTGGGCGACTCCGTGGTGGTCGCACTGCCTGGTGCAGTGCTGCCCGGCGACTTCGAGATCGCCTCCCGGAAGACATACGGGCATATCTCCGACGGGATGATCAGCTCCGCCCGCGAGCTCGGCCTCGGCGACGACCACGAGGGCATCATCGTGCTCACCGACCCACCCGCGCCGGGTACCGATGCGATCGAGCTGCTCGGTCTGGGCGAGTCGGTGCTGGAGATCAACGTCACGCCGGACCGCGGGTACTGCTTCTCGATGCGGGGGATCGCTCGGGAGTACGCCCACTCCACCGGTGCGGCGTTCACCGATCCGGCGCTGACGATCACAGTGCCGGAGTCGGCGGTGGACGCCTTCGCGGTCACCGTGCACGATGAGCGGCCGATCCATGGCGTGGGGGGATGCGACCGGTTCGTCGCCCGGATCGTGCGCGGGATCGACCCGCAGGCGCAGACCCCGAGCTGGATGGCCACGCGGCTGCGTCAGGCCGGGATGCGACCGATCTCGCTCGTGGTGGACATCACCAACTACGTGATGCTCGACCTCGGCCAGCCGATCCACGCCTACGACCTGGACAGCCTGGCCACGCCCATCGTGGTGCGCCGGGCCCGGGCGGGCGAGCAGTTCACCACGCTGGACGACGCGCACCGCACCCTGGACGCCGAAGACCTGCTGATCACCGACTCCGCCGGTGGCGCCGGCGAGCGGGTGCTCGGACTGGCCGGAGTGATGGGCGGTGCGGAGACCGAGGTGAGCGCCTCGACCACCGCCGTGCTGGTGGAAGCCGCACACTTCGACCCGATCACCGTGGCCCGCACCGCTCGCCGGCACAAGCTGCCCAGCGAAGCGGCCAAGCGGTTCGAGCGGGGCGTGGACCCGCAGCTGGCGCCGGTAGCGGCGCAGCGCGTGGTGGACCTGTTGGTGACGCTCGCCGGTGGCGTAGCCGACGACGGCGCCACCGACCTGGACCGGACCACCGCGCCGGCAGCGATCGAGCTGGACACAGAGCTGCCGGGCCGTCTGGTGGGGGTGGACTACTCCGCGGACGAGGTGGCCGAGACGCTGCGCTCCCTCGGTGCCGGGGTGGCGCAGGTCAGCGTTCCCGAGGCAGAGACCGGCCGCCGCGCACTGCGCCGGCCGCATCTGCTGATCACCCCGCCGAGCTGGCGGCCCGACCTTCGCGGGCCTGCCGATCTGGTGGAGGAGGTGGTGCGGCTGCGCGGATATGACCAGGTTCCCTCGGTGCTGCCCACCGCCCCGCCCGGCGGCCGGGGACTGTCCGAGGTCCAGCGGCGCCGGCGCGCTGTGGCGCAGCTGCTCGCCGATGGTGGCCTCGTCCAGGTGCTCACCTACCCGTTCATCGCTGCCGAGCGGCACGACCAGCTCGATCTGGCTGCCGATGACCCGCGCCGCCGGGCGGTGCGGTTGGCGAACCCGCTCTCGGACGCTCAGCCGTACCTGCGCACGTCGTTGCTGCACACGCTGGTGGACGCGGCCGTGCGCAACGTCGGACGCGGGCTGACCGATCTGGCGATCTACGAGATCGGGCTGGTCACCCGGCCCGACGGCGAAGTCCGCCCCTCTCCGCTGCCCGGACCCGGCCAGCGCCCGGGGGAGGAGGACCTGGCCGCCATCCGGGCAACGGTCCCGGACCAGCCGCTCCGAGTAGCGGGGGTACTCACCGGCAACGCAGTCCTGCCCGGCGTGCACGCCCAGGCCCGTCGCGCCGACCATGCCGATGCGATCGAGGCCGTGCACCGGATGGTGGCCTCGCTCGGCGTCACGCCGCAGGTCCAGGCGGATACGGGTCACGCCCCGTGGCACCCGGGCCGCTGCGCCCGGTTCACTGCGGCGGACGGCACTCTGCTCGGCCACGCCGGCGAGCTGGCACCGAAAGTCACGCAGGCGCTCGGCCTTCCGGCGCGGACGGTCGCGTTCGAGGTGGATCTGGACGCCCTGTTCACCGCAGCGCCCAGCGGGCCCACACCGATGCCGAAGATCTCCACCTTCCCGGCGGCCAAGGAGGACATCGCCCTGGTGGTGCCTGCCGACGTGCCGGCCGCGGAGCTGCAGGCCACGGTGCAGGAAGCGGGCGGTGAGCTGGCCGAGGAGGTGCGGCTCTTCGACGCCTACCAGGGCGAGGCGCTCGGCGAGGGCCGGAAGTCGTTGGCGTTCTCGTTGCGGTTGCGCGCCCCGGACCGCACGCTCACGGCGGCCGACTCCACTGCGGTGCGCGAGGCCGTGGTGGCACTGGCCGCCGAGCGCTTCGGCGCTGAACTGCGCAGCTGA
- the pheS gene encoding phenylalanine--tRNA ligase subunit alpha, whose product MSSHDHPDHPDVPAPTDADAVGTVLDAALQAVAAASTLDELKAARIAHTGDRSPLALANRAIGGLDPSEKATAGKLVGTSRGRLNQAFAARQRELEAERDAQVLETEAVDVTIPADRRRPGARHPMDTLMDEVSDFFTGMGWEIAEGPELEHEWFNFDALNFGPDHPARQMQDTFFVEPGGDAGSAEHLVLRTHTSPVQARTLLERDLPVYIACPGKVFRTDELDATHTPVFHQVEGLAVDKHLTMAHLRGVLDHFARAMFGPEAKTRLRPSFFPFTEPSAEMDLWFPAKKGGPGWIEWGGCGMVNPNVLRACGIDPEVYSGFAFGMGIERALMLRHGIEDMHDIIEGDIRFSMEGVR is encoded by the coding sequence ATGTCCAGCCACGATCACCCCGACCACCCTGACGTTCCCGCTCCCACCGATGCTGACGCCGTCGGCACTGTTCTGGACGCCGCACTGCAGGCGGTGGCCGCAGCGAGCACTCTCGACGAGCTCAAGGCAGCTCGGATCGCCCACACCGGCGACCGAAGCCCGCTCGCCCTGGCCAACCGGGCCATCGGCGGGCTCGATCCCAGCGAGAAGGCCACCGCCGGCAAGCTGGTGGGGACCTCTCGTGGCCGGCTGAACCAGGCGTTCGCCGCCCGGCAGCGCGAGCTCGAGGCCGAGCGGGATGCCCAGGTGCTGGAGACCGAGGCGGTGGACGTGACCATCCCGGCCGACCGCCGTCGCCCCGGTGCCCGGCACCCGATGGACACGTTGATGGACGAGGTCTCGGACTTCTTCACCGGAATGGGCTGGGAGATCGCCGAGGGTCCGGAGCTCGAGCACGAGTGGTTCAACTTCGACGCGTTGAACTTCGGCCCGGACCACCCGGCGCGGCAGATGCAGGACACCTTCTTCGTCGAACCGGGAGGCGACGCCGGCTCCGCGGAGCATCTGGTGCTGCGCACGCACACCTCGCCGGTGCAGGCGCGCACGCTGCTCGAGCGCGATCTGCCCGTCTACATCGCCTGCCCGGGAAAAGTGTTCCGCACCGACGAGCTGGATGCCACGCACACCCCGGTGTTCCACCAGGTCGAGGGGCTGGCCGTGGACAAGCATCTGACCATGGCGCACCTGCGCGGGGTGCTGGACCACTTCGCCCGGGCGATGTTCGGGCCCGAGGCGAAGACCCGGCTGCGGCCCTCGTTCTTCCCGTTCACCGAGCCGAGCGCCGAGATGGACCTGTGGTTCCCCGCCAAGAAGGGCGGACCGGGGTGGATCGAGTGGGGTGGCTGCGGCATGGTCAACCCGAACGTGCTGCGCGCCTGTGGGATCGACCCGGAGGTGTACTCCGGTTTCGCGTTCGGGATGGGCATCGAGCGCGCGCTGATGCTCCGGCACGGGATCGAGGACATGCACGACATCATCGAGGGCGATATCCGCTTCTCCATGGAAGGGGTGCGCTGA